The following coding sequences are from one Nicotiana tabacum cultivar K326 chromosome 1, ASM71507v2, whole genome shotgun sequence window:
- the LOC107812238 gene encoding transcription factor bHLH53-like: MASLSYNSNSNLEPNMQQLNEFLFDFNYDQSFPKPEACYFDPFFDSSDFVFPAILMEPNCIVPEIQEYYSDFQMSNPKRQKVFQLDNCHHQDIITHEGNLSNGPIYQSFSFPENIPMPQLEFPSPPVFNSGCCHEKKEKKMSAQSIAARQRRKKITEKTQELGKLIPGGHRMNTAEMLQATFKYVKFLQAQVGLLEFIGSHQENGKSYETPDLQKLVGSPLIQEKLYSSDNCLVPKVFLEDLDKNHEFQHSQSVDQVKKLIT, from the exons ATGGCTAGTCTTAGCTACAACTCCAACTCCAACTTGGAACCAAATATGCAACAACTCAACGAGTTTCTTTTTGATTTCAACTATGACCAGAGCTTTCCTAAACCAGAGGCTTGCTATTTCGATCCATTTTTCGACTCCAGCGATTTTGTTTTCCCAGCAATATTAATGGAACCAAATTGTATCGTGCCAGAAATCCAAGAGTACTACTCTGATTTTCAGATGAGCAATCCAAAACGGCAAAAAGTCTTTCAATTAGACAACTGCCATCATCAAGATATAATAACTCATGAGGGTAATTTGTCCAATGGGCCAATCTATCAATCGTTTTCATTTCCAGAAAATATTCCTATGCCACAGTTGGAGTTTCCGAGTCCGCCTGTTTTTAATAGCGGGTGCTGCCATgagaaaaaggagaagaagatgtCTGCACAGAGCATAGCGGCGAGACAAAGGAGAAAGAAGATTACTGAGAAAACGCAAGAATTAGGGAAGCTGATACCTGGTGGACACAGAATGAACACTGCTGAAATGCTTCAAGCTACTTTTAAGTATGTTAAGTTCTTGCAAGCCCAAGTTGGACTTCTTGAATTCATTGGATCACATCAG GAGAATGGGAAATCATATGAAACACCAGATTTGCAAAAACTTGTTGGATCGCCCTTGATTCAGGAGAAGTTATACTCAAGTGACAATTGCTTGGTTCCCAAAGTGTTCCTTGAAGACCTAGACAAGAATCATGAATTCCAACATTCACAAAGCGTTGACCAAGTCAAGAAATTGATTACATGA